A portion of the Terriglobales bacterium genome contains these proteins:
- a CDS encoding acylphosphatase, with protein MARTEQSVEARRYVVRGRVQGVGFRWFVEREAHLLGVAGVVRNQADGSVEVVAQGTPEQLAGLHGRLREGPRAARVDAVDVSPAEVQPGLESFRIEGAW; from the coding sequence ATGGCACGAACCGAACAATCCGTGGAAGCGCGCCGCTATGTAGTGCGAGGACGGGTGCAGGGGGTCGGCTTCCGCTGGTTCGTGGAGCGGGAAGCGCACCTGCTGGGCGTGGCCGGCGTGGTGCGCAACCAGGCCGACGGCAGCGTCGAAGTCGTGGCCCAGGGGACGCCCGAGCAACTGGCCGGCCTCCACGGGCGCTTGCGCGAAGGCCCGCGCGCGGCGCGCGTGGATGCAGTGGACGTCTCTCCAGCCGAGGTCCAGCCCGGCCTGGAATCATTCCGCATCGAAGGAGCCTGGTGA